The following proteins are encoded in a genomic region of Coffea eugenioides isolate CCC68of chromosome 6, Ceug_1.0, whole genome shotgun sequence:
- the LOC113772913 gene encoding putative germin-like protein 2-1 has protein sequence MGKHMIFSCFLALTLFNVAFATDPMPLQDFCVADNSSPVRVNGAPCKDPKLVTAEDFFFTGLNIPGNTSNAFGSKVTTVSVAEMPGLNTLGVSMARIDFAPKGVNPPLFHPRATGILTVLEGTLLVGFVTSNPENRLITKVVQKGDVFVIPVGLVHFHRNVGDTNAVAVAAYSSQNPDSTAIGKAVFGSTPLISDDVLAKAFQVNRNTIDGIQSKF, from the exons ATGGGAAAGCACATGATCTTCTCCTGCTTTCTAGCTCTCACGCTGTTTAATGTTGCCTTTGCAACGGACCCCATGCCTCTGCAAGATTTCTGCGTGGCTGATAATTCTAGCCCAG TACGGGTAAATGGCGCGCCGTGCAAAGATCCCAAGCTTGTTACAGCAGAGGATTTCTTCTTCACGGGGCTGAATATTCCGGGCAACACCTCAAATGCTTTTGGCTCCAAGGTCACCACAGTATCCGTTGCTGAAATGCCAGGGCTAAACACTCTCGGGGTCTCAATGGCCCGCATAGATTTCGCACCAAAGGGAGTCAACCCTCCTCTATTCCACCCAAGAGCCACCGGAATTCTCACCGTTCTTGAAGGTACTCTACTGGTTGGATTTGTCACTTCAAATCCAGAGAACCGTCTGATCACCAAAGTTGTGCAAAAGGGTGATGTTTTTGTCATTCCTGTGGGACTTGTTCACTTCCACCGCAATGTGGGGGACACAAATGCTGTTGCTGTGGCAGCCTACAGCAGTCAAAATCCTGACAGCACTGCCATTGGAAAGGCTGTTTTTGGATCGACTCCACTCATAAGTGATGATGTGCTGGCCAAGGCGTTCCAAGTCAATAGGAACACAATAGATGGAATCCAGTCTAAGTTCTAG
- the LOC113775073 gene encoding DNA polymerase delta small subunit produces the protein METEDSSSENGLLHRKQALYSSLDSCFVIQKEMYRGQQYSQIYFARLHLMRTLLYSLLPNWKPHIQVCTVIGLEEGKECIIVGTLYKHMKLKPSILEEYSKERSATPLVRPHNFMHPDDHLILEDESGRIKVCGDVLLPSVYVTGVVVALHGKETGTGDFWVEDVMEGGLPHQIERPIKSGEDKYVIFVSGLDIGSSTSNPLKFQLLVDHITGHLGDKKEQSIAAKIVRVIIAGNSVEIPRGLLNGQNLGSKDQFTLSEPIKELDIQLTQIAAGIPVDIMPGPNDPANFSLPQQPLHRCLFPSSSAYNTFRSCPNPHLFQLDDVSLLGTSGQNIDDLEKYSDANDKLEFLERTLRWRHVAPTAPNTLGCYPFTDRDPFFVETCPHVYFVGNQEKYETRLIKGAEGQIVRLICIPRFSETGVAVVLNLRNLDCHALSFGTEFS, from the exons ATGGAGACGGAAGACTCGTCGTCGGAGAACGGCCTCCTTCACCGGAAACAAGCTCTATACTCTTCCCtg GACTCATGCTTTGTGATTCAGAAGGAGATGTACAGAGGTCAACAATACAGCCAAATATACTTTGCTAGGCTTCACTTGATGAGAACTCTTCTTTACTCTCTACTCCCCAATTGGAAACCCCACATTCAGG TCTGCACTGTTATCGGATTAGAAGAAGGCAAGGAATGCATCATTGTTGGGACTCTCTACAAGCACATGAAGCTGAAACCTTCCATTCTTGAAGAGTACTCCAAAGAG AGATCTGCAACCCCACTTGTAAGACCTCACAATTTTATGCACCCAGATGATCATTTAATTTTGGAAGATGAGAGCGGCAGAATTAAAGTTTGCGGAGATGTTCTTTTACCTTCTGTTTATGTGACAG GTGTCGTGGTTGCATTGCATGGAAAAGAAACTGGTACAGGCGACTTTTGGGTTGAAGATGTCATGGAAGGAGGCCTACCACACCAAATAGAGCGGCCAATTAAATCAG GTGAAGACAAATATGTCATTTTTGTTTCGGGCTTGGATATTGGGAGCAGCACTTCTAATCCTCTAAAATTCCAGCTTTTGGTTGATCACATAACTGGCCATCTTGGAGATAAAAAG GAACAAAGTATTGCTGCCAAGATAGTTCGAGTAATTATTGCTGGAAATTCTGTTGAAATCCCCCGTGGGCTACTTAATGGTCAG AACTTAGGTTCTAAGGATCAATTTACATTGTCTGAGCCAATTAAAGAGCTGGATATTCAGTTGACTCAG ATTGCTGCAGGTATACCAGTTGATATTATGCCAGGGCCAAATGACCCTGCCAATTTCTCCTTGCCACAGCAG CCTTTGCATAGATGCCTTTTTCCTAGCTCATCAGCTTACAACACATTCAGGTCCTGTCCTAATCCTCATTTGTTTCAGCTTGACGATGTTAG TTTGCTTGGAACATCAGGTCAGAACATTGATGATCTCGAGAAGTATTCAGATGCAAATGATAAACTTGAATTTTTGGAGAGGACACTGAGATGGAGACATGTTGCACCAACGGCACCAAATACCCTTG GATGTTATCCTTTTACTGACAGGGATCCTTTTTTCGTTGAGACCTGTCCACACGTTTATTTTGTTGGTAATCAAGAGAAATATGAGACTCGCTTGATCAAGG GAGCAGAGGGACAAATAGTGAGACTAATCTGTATTCCCAGATTTAGTGAAACTGGAGTTGCTGTGGTG TTGAACTTGAGAAATCTGGATTGTCATGCTCTCAGTTTTGGGACTGAGTTTAGCTAA
- the LOC113772910 gene encoding probable leucine-rich repeat receptor-like protein kinase At1g35710: protein MDVVCSGVVVLMILGIAPVPVAIAGTESAVNLEAEALLESGWWGVNTTARNVSAHCQWPGIICNDAGSVTEILLPNYGILDDLTNFSFSSFPNLVRLDLSGNALDGAIPHQIGALTKITYLNLSSNHLRGAENQIHGSVPPEIGNLKNLKYLNLAFNRLTGQIPSTLGNLTALTSLILSSNQISCSIPHELFNIPFLEFLDISSNQIIGSIPIQFGDDIIKSSGTI, encoded by the exons ATGGATGTTGTATGCAGCGGAGTTGTTGTTCTCATGATACTGGGTATTGCACCAGTTCCAGTAGCGATAGCAGGAACAGAGTCTGCTGTGAATTTAGAAGCTGAAGCACTGCTCGAGAGTGGCTGGTGGGGAGTCAATACTACTGCAAGAAACGTCTCTGCCCATTGCCAGTGGCCTGGTATCATTTGCAACGATGCTGGTAGTGTCACCGAAATACTGCTTCCGAACTACGGGATCCTAGATGACTTGACAAATTTCAGCTTCTCTTCTTTTCCGAACCTGGTCAGACTTGATCTCAGCGGCAATGCACTTGACGGAGCCATCCCACATCAAATAGGTGCACTCACCAAAATCACTTATCTTAATTTGTCTTCCAACCATCTTCGAG GTGCTGAGAATCAAATTCATGGGTCCGTTCCCCCTGAAAtaggaaatttaaaaaatttgaaatatctCAATCTTGCATTCAACCGCCTGACTGGTCAAATCCCTTCGACCCTTGGCAATCTGACTGCTCTTACTTCTTTGATCCTCTCTTCTAACCAAATAAGTTGTTCCATACCCCATGAACTTTTCAATATACCTTTTCTAGAATTTCTAGATATTTCTTCAAACCAAATTATAGGTTCAATTCCTATCCAATTTGGGGATGACATTATTAAATCGAGTGGTACCATTTGA